One Chloroflexota bacterium genomic region harbors:
- a CDS encoding MoaD/ThiS family protein, with product MRIRLKSFFHFDVSKAFGNDEIELSRGGATIKTLLQEIARRSEGAIEAIDPHSGLLSTEYFVLVNGRDLGTLPEGLETVLREGDEVGLGTNYFWGGG from the coding sequence ATGAGGATCCGGCTAAAATCCTTCTTTCACTTCGATGTGTCAAAAGCCTTCGGCAACGATGAGATAGAACTATCGAGGGGCGGGGCCACCATAAAAACCCTCTTGCAAGAGATAGCCCGGCGAAGCGAGGGAGCGATTGAGGCGATTGACCCACACAGCGGGTTGCTCAGCACAGAATACTTCGTTTTGGTTAATGGACGTGATCTGGGAACCCTTCCTGAGGGGCTGGAGACAGTGCTCCGCGAGGGGGACGAGGTGGGGCTGGGCACAAACTACTTCTGGGGAGGGGGTTGA